In Calothrix sp. NIES-2098, the DNA window AAATCACACGATTGTGCCCGCAAGGGATAAAGAAGCTTCAGCAGAGTTTTTTGCCAGTATTTTTGGTTTGAGGGTTGAAAAAGGTGTAGGCCACTTTGTGGCTGTCCAAGTAAATGAAAAACTCACACTAGATTTTGACAATAGAGAAACATTTGAGTCGCATCACTATGCATTTCAGGTGAGTGATGAGGAATTTGATGCCATATTTGCGCGAATTAAAGACAAAGGCATCGAATATAGCAGCGACCCTATGCATCACAATAAATGTCAAATCAATCACAGGAAAGAAGGACGTGGCTTCTACTTTTATGACCCCAACGGCCATAACTTAGAACTTTTGACCCGCGTGTAAATATTTACTTAACTACCTAAGCGGTTAACACCACAGGCATCCCTCCGGTTTTTAACTTTTTAAAAATCAGCCGCCTTTGATTCGTAGAGGAAAATTGAGTTACCAGTTTTCCTCTAAGAAATTTTGCCGTATTAAATTACACAAATTAAACTTCTGTTCTAAGATACGAGGGAAGCAGTAGTTTATCCCCTGCTTGGGAACCCAAGAAGCGATCGCTTAGTCTTACACTCCGTATGAAGTATCATATTTGCGAACTAGAAGCGGCCCCCGAATGGCTCACAATTGAATCAATTGATTACATTGCCGAATGTCTGGAAGCTTGTGAATCGCTGGAAATGGTGGCAGATTTACGGGCAATCTTCCCAAGAGCTGCACTACGCTCGGCTAGCACAAAGGTAAGCGATATTCAGCGCCAAAAACTTGTGCAATGGTTACAGCTTTTGAACCAAGAGGAAAAAGCAGCATAAGAGTTTTCTTAGAGGAAAAGCGATCGCTCGAAGAGCATTAGTATTTATTGTTCAGTCCAAGTAGAATATTACCTTGGTCTGTTTTGTCGCACAAAAGCATCAGCGTTACTGAACAATTAGGCATATATAAGGATGTGCCACTGTGCTTAATTGCGCTTAGATTCTTCAAACCAATATTAAACTTGAGTACCTATTTTTAGCACTAAAGATAGAGACATTTTTGAAAAGTTGAAGCAAACTTGTAAGAGCAACTTTAACTATTCAATAATGGTGTGGTAATGTGGCTAAAATATGGTGTAGATGAAGAAGGTACATTAATATATATTGAAAATGTCACTAGTGGCAAGACTACAGTTAAATGTCCTTATTGTCATGGTGATTTAACTGCCAAAAAAGGCAAGGTGAAAGAACATCATTTTGCGCATAATGACCAAACCTGCCGCCCCATAGCTAACCGAGAATTTCCAACTCTACCACTGTATGACAATTTCAACATTCAGCTATCAGGTAAAGATTTGGAGCAATTAAAACTGCTGTGGAGAGAGTATGGTTCCAAAAATTATCCAATTGATTATCACTTAGTTTTTCCTGGTTTAATAAAAGCAGGTGTGTTACATAAAAATGTTTACATAGTTCCAGCTACGTATGAATTCAGCAATTTAGGTAAAATTCCTGTTCGAGCGCTAGATTTGATGCATTTTAACGAAGTGCAAGAGCCACTATTACTTAAAAAGCTACTGAAGTTGAAGCTAGCTTTTGAACACGCCAAACACAAAAATGCCCCAGATTTGGCATACAGACTCACTGATTTAAAACTGTACCGCACTCAACTTAAACGTATATTATCTTGTTCACTCTATTTTTTAGAAATTGAAACGAATAAAGGAACTCTGTACAAAATAGGAGTTACCACTAAAACTATCAAAGACCGATTAGCAGAAATTAAACTAGATTTATTAGCACATTACCAAACTGTTGCTATTAAGGTGTTAGGAACCTGGGAACACCGAGGGAATATTGAATTATATTTTAAACATCGCTATCGTAACTTTAATTATCCCATTGGGAGTTTAACTGAATACTATAAATTTAATGCTGAGTCTGCCAAAATAGTGCTGCACGACCTGCAACAAATGAAACTTAAAATACTTTCTCAAGTAGAAATAGATATTTTAGAAGATAAGTCTAGCTTAATTCAAGTGGCTGCTTAACTCAAATACTCTCACTCTATGGTTGCGATGCCTGCGGTGTATCGCAACTGTAGAACATAAAAACTACAAATGTGATTTTACCCCCCGCGTGACCAAATTTTGAACCATAGCTTGACCAAAGGTGTCACTTAAAGGAATAAGTGGTTCTTGGCAACTTTTGGTGATCTAGGTTGGGGAAAGGCAGAGGGCAGAAGGAAGGAGGAAGGAAAAATTCCCATAATTGAAGCTTTGCTTGGATTTTAGAACATCTGCATCACAAAAAAGCCGTAAGCGATCGCCCCTTGAAGTCACAAACCCCACGCCCGGATAAGAAAACGTTTTAAAACCTTCTGCCTTCTGCCTTAAAGTGCGTAACCTTCATCATCACCAAAATCTGACAAGAACCAAAAAACTGAATAATTCAACTTTCCTCTTATAAATATATAAGTATTAATTTATACAAATTTTACTTGTGCTACAGGGATTGAGTTAGGTTGAGGGGAAGCATTATCTTCCGCCCCTCGGAATAACTCCATACCACGTTATTGTACTAAATTATGCTAAAACCAGATTCATATGTTAAAACTGATACTCGTGCGTAAATTATTTATTTTTACGCAATTAAAATTCTTCATTAATCGGGGATGTGTCATGTCCATATCAATTTTGAATACCCTAAAAGAAATAGTTCAGGTAGCGGAGGGTACTGCAAATACTACAGTACATTGGGTAGGTGAGACGGTGACGGATGTAACAGGCTGGGCTGAGGAGAGGACTAAAGATACACTTAATTTCGTGGGTGAAACTGCTCAGAAAACTTTAAAAACCGCTGAAGATGTTGCTAAGATTGCTAGAGCGATTAATAACAAAACCATAACTTTTGCTGAGGATGCGGTAACACGCGCATATTTAGCGGCTAAAGGGGAGCTAAACTACGACATCATCAAAGATGGCCCTTTACTAAAAAGTATGAAAGATTTACGGCCTGGCGATATCTTGCTTAAGCAAGGTGGAATTGAGGTTACTGACCTTGGGGGCAAACTTGGTATTGAGGAAGGTGTATCGCTAATTATCGATGGTGTACAAATCGTTACTAACCGATCAAATCACAGATATATTGGAGCGGGTTTGTTGGGACATGCAGCCATCTACATTGGGTCTGGCGATGTTGCCGAGGCTATAGGGGCGGGGTGTACTATCCGAGAACTTGATGGTGACTATAACAAGAATTTTAATTTCTACGCTATCCGCCCCAAAGACGAAAAACTTGCGCAGAAAATTGCAGAGCTTGCCAAAAAGTACGCTTCAACCAATAGGATTTCCTACTCTCGATCTGGGCTTCCCTCTGCTGTAATAGGTGGGACTATCTCAAGTACATTAAGTAGCGATCTAACAAAGCTCAAACGCCAGGGATTGGATAGTGAAGGTAAAACATCAATGTTCTGTTCGGAATTTGTTGCCTTCATCTTAAATTGCACTACTGACGATTTGGGGCATCCGCGGATTATAGCTGTATCCCAAGATCGCATTACACCAGAGGAAATTTATGTACAATTACGGGATAATCCAGATTTCTCTTATATTGGTGAACTGCGCAAAAATGTACGTTAATCAAAATCTTCCTCAACCTCCAAAATTTTTTGTCTTTGTTTAAACGCCTGGAAAATCAATCTAAATGCTCCTTCTATAGAAGGAGCATTTAATATTTGGAGATGCTCCTGGCATTACAAGTATGTTCCAATTTCAATTTGTCACCAGCCTGAAACCCATGCATGACAGGACTTTAGGAAAAATATCACCTCTAAAAAGTAGCGGACATTTCTTAGAAGCTCGCATTGTTCAGGTGTTAATAGACCTCTTGCACGAATAATGTAAGCATGAAAAAATACAGGTCAAAAAACAAAGAGCAATGAGCTACGAACAGATAAAAGACCTGCCACCACCAGAATTCAACCGGTTATGTGGAGTGCATATTGCTACGTTTAAGAAGATGGTAGAAGTTCTAAAGCCAGAACTAGTCAGAAGCGGGAAAAAAGGTGGACAGCCAAAGTTAAGTGTGGAAGACCATTTACTAGTAGCACTGGAATATTGGCGAGAATATCGTACTTACTTCCATATTTCTAAAAGTTGGGGTATACATGAATCCACTGTATGCCGGATAGTACGGAAAGTAGAAAATATCTTGATTAAATCAGGAGCATTCCGACTACCAGGGAAAAAAGAATTACAAGCAGCCTATGAATGGAAGGTATTGGTAGTAGATGTGACTGAAACCCCAATAGAACGCCCAAAAAAAAACAGCGCCGATACTATAGCGCTAAGAAAAAACGGCATACTTTCAAAGCACAATTGGTAGTTGACCAAGCTAGTGGCAAAATTCTTTGTACAGCTTATGGAGTTGGTCGCATCCATGACTTTCGTTTATGGAGAAATACTAAGGTCAGATTTCATACTTCACAGTTGTGTTTAGCTCTTCAAGGTTATCAAGGTATTGCTAAACTCCATCCCAACAGCTGCATACCCAGTAGGAAACCTCCTGGGGAAAATTTATCTACTCCAGAACGCCAGCACAATCGTCACTTAGCTAGCCTACGTATTGTTGGCGAACATCTCAACCGTCGATTAAAAATTTTTCGCATCCTCAAAGAACAATATCGGAATCGTAGAAAACGTTTTGGCTTGCGATGCAATTTGATTGCTGGACTTATTAACTATGAACTTGCTCTTTTTTCTTGATTCATGCAAGAGGTCTAATAACTCTAG includes these proteins:
- a CDS encoding glyoxalase/bleomycin resistance protein/dioxygenase translates to MTITLNHTIVPARDKEASAEFFASIFGLRVEKGVGHFVAVQVNEKLTLDFDNRETFESHHYAFQVSDEEFDAIFARIKDKGIEYSSDPMHHNKCQINHRKEGRGFYFYDPNGHNLELLTRV
- a CDS encoding transposase, IS4 — its product is MVVDQASGKILCTAYGVGRIHDFRLWRNTKVRFHTSQLCLALQGYQGIAKLHPNSCIPSRKPPGENLSTPERQHNRHLASLRIVGEHLNRRLKIFRILKEQYRNRRKRFGLRCNLIAGLINYELALFS
- a CDS encoding transposase, giving the protein MSYEQIKDLPPPEFNRLCGVHIATFKKMVEVLKPELVRSGKKGGQPKLSVEDHLLVALEYWREYRTYFHISKSWGIHESTVCRIVRKVENILIKSGAFRLPGKKELQAAYEWKVLVVDVTETPIERPKKNSADTIALRKNGILSKHNW